Proteins from a single region of Coregonus clupeaformis isolate EN_2021a chromosome 35, ASM2061545v1, whole genome shotgun sequence:
- the LOC121550675 gene encoding desumoylating isopeptidase 1: MDKNDTTTYSVQLYIYDLSRGMARNLSPIMLGKQLDGIWHSAIVVYGDEFYFGGVGISSCSPGGTMLGSPDTVVELGNTEVTEEIFMDYLSSLGENTYRGDKYRLFEHNCNTFTNEVAQFLTGRKIPSYITDLPSEVLSTPFGQILRPILDSIHIAPPGGNVINGRHS; encoded by the exons ATGGataaaaatgacacaacaacatACAGTGTACAACTGTATATATACGACCTGTCAAGAGGAATGGCTCGCAATCTCAGCCCCATCATGTTAG GAAAACAACTTGATGGCATTTG GCACTCAGCCATTGTGGTTTATGGAGACGAGTTCTACTTTGGAGGAGTGGGTATTTCCAGCTGCTCACCG GGGGGAACAATGCTTGGTTCCCCAGACACTGTGGTGGAATTGGGAAACACAGAGGTGACAGAGGAGATCTTCATGGACTACCTGTCCTCGCTAGGAGAGAAcacatacag AGGCGACAAGTACAGGTTGTTTGAGCACAACTGTAACACCTTCACTAATGAGGTGGCCCAGTTCTTAACAGGCCGGAAGATCCCTTCTTACATCACAGACCTGCCCTCCGAAGTGCTCTCCAC ACCCTTTGGTCAGATACTCCGGCCTATACTGGACTCCATCCACATCGCTCCTCCTGGGGGGAACGTGATCAATGGTCGCCACAGCTAA